A region of Subdoligranulum variabile DNA encodes the following proteins:
- a CDS encoding dTMP kinase: MGKLIIFEGLDGSGKGTQTALTAQKLKAHGVDLRQITFPNYESDSSALVKMYLSGQFGDKPDDVNAYAASSFYAVDRFASYKTDWGDFYRAGGLILSDRYTTSNAVHQCAKLPPMHWDGFLNWLFDFEYKKIGIPAPDAVVYLAVDPEVSQKLMDQRYHGDESKKDIQEKDREYIARSRAAAEYCAKMFGWYRIECTEGQDVKTIRSVEDINAEILAKIQPIL; this comes from the coding sequence ATGGGTAAGCTCATTATTTTTGAAGGGTTGGATGGTTCCGGCAAGGGAACGCAGACAGCGCTTACAGCCCAAAAACTCAAAGCCCACGGTGTGGATCTGCGGCAGATTACTTTTCCCAATTATGAAAGCGATTCCTCGGCACTGGTCAAGATGTACCTGTCCGGGCAGTTCGGCGATAAGCCGGATGATGTGAATGCTTATGCAGCATCCAGCTTTTATGCGGTGGATCGCTTTGCCAGCTATAAAACCGACTGGGGGGATTTTTACCGCGCCGGCGGATTGATTCTTTCGGATCGGTATACCACCTCCAATGCGGTGCATCAGTGTGCCAAGCTGCCGCCGATGCATTGGGACGGGTTCCTCAACTGGCTGTTTGATTTTGAGTATAAAAAAATCGGAATTCCGGCGCCGGATGCGGTTGTCTATCTGGCGGTGGATCCCGAGGTGTCCCAGAAACTGATGGATCAGCGCTACCACGGCGACGAAAGCAAAAAGGATATTCAGGAAAAGGACCGGGAATATATTGCCCGCAGCCGAGCAGCGGCGGAATACTGTGCCAAAATGTTCGGATGGTATCGCATTGAATGTACGGAAGGGCAAGATGTAAAAACTATCCGCTCGGTGGAGGATATCAATGCTGAGATACTTGCGAAAATACAACCGATCCTGTAA